A window from Mangifera indica cultivar Alphonso chromosome 2, CATAS_Mindica_2.1, whole genome shotgun sequence encodes these proteins:
- the LOC123196601 gene encoding superoxide dismutase [Cu-Zn], chloroplastic-like — MQAAIVAMAAHTFLTISASPSSHTLLATFPSHSSPPLHSSFHGVSLKRPLPSNLTLYAVAPNPLTIVAATKQAVAVLKGNSNVEGVATLTQESDGPTTVKVRVTGLTPGPHGFHLHEYGDTTNGCMSTGAHFNPNNMNHGAPEDEIRHAGDLGNIIAGADGVAEATIVDSQIPLSGPNAVIGRALVVHELEDDLGKGGHELSLTTGNAGGRLACGVVGLTPI, encoded by the exons ATGCAAGCTGCAATTGTAGCCATGGCAGCTCACACTTTCCTCACTATCTCTGCCTCTCCATCTTCTCACACTCTTCTCGCCACATTCCCCTCACATTCTTCTCCTCCTCTTCACTCTTCTTTTCACGGCGTCTCTCTCAAACGCCCACTTCCTTCTAACTTGACTCTCTACGCCGTCGCTCCCAATCCCCTCACTATTGTCGCCGCCACGAAGCAAGCCGTCGCTGTTCTCAAGGGAAATTCTAATGTTGAAGGGGTTGCCACTTTGACTCAAGAAAGTGATG GTCCTACAACTGTGAAGGTTAGAGTTACGGGGCTTACACCTGGACCTCATGGTTTTCATCTA CATGAGTATGGTGATACAACAAATGGATGCATGTCAACGG GAGCACATTTCAATCCTAACAATATGAATCATGGTGCTCCTGAGGATGAAATTCGCCATGCGGGTGACCTGGGAAACATCATTGCTGGCGCTGATG GCGTGGCAGAGGCAACCATTGTAGACAGTCAG ATACCATTGAGTGGTCCTAATGCTGTAATTGGAAGAGCCCTTGTGGTTCATGAGCTAGAGGATGACCTTGGAAAAG GTGGGCATGAACTTAGTTTAACCACTGGCAATGCAGGTGGAAGACTGGCATGTG GTGTGGTTGGCTTGACTCCAATATAA
- the LOC123206346 gene encoding zinc finger protein ZAT5-like yields MGSEDHSPLIVKGKRTKRQRSSSPFGVAGMTDSSSSGCCVEGERSERERGVIVDNCYNSVSSPTTSGEIYESTEEEEDMANCLIMLAQGDAPRHIQQENGKINGKFNSSSRKLSSIIGSTPNKAGFYVYECKTCNRSFPSFQALGGHRASHKKPKAIIDEKKSSLIVAEVKGDSVEESGLFNKNSSSPVVSFPAVANSKANKIHECSICGSEFTSGQALGGHMRRHRAAATATVNNQVVGGANSEAISNESNSGDDHKPHPPRSILPLDLNLPAPPEDHDHHHLPDSKFQFGSTQQALVFSAPALVDCHY; encoded by the coding sequence ATGGGTTCTGAAGATCACTCCCCTCTGATTGTTAAAGGCAAGCGCACCAAGCGCCAACGATCCTCTTCCCCGTTTGGTGTTGCCGGCATGACTGATAGCTCATCCAGTGGTTGTTGTGTTGAAGGAGAAAGATCAGAGAGGGAAAGAGGAGTTATCGTTGATAATTGTTATAACTCCGTGTCCTCGCCAACAACATCCGGGGAAATTTATGAGTccactgaagaagaagaagatatggCTAATTGTCTAATCATGTTGGCTCAAGGTGATGCTCCAAGGCATATTCAACAAGAAAATGGTAAGATTAATGGGAAGTTTAATTCTTCTTCTCGGAAATTGTCTAGTATAATTGGTAGTACACCAAACAAGGCGGGTTTCTATGTGTACGAGTGCAAAACTTGCAACCGATCTTTCCCTTCATTTCAGGCACTGGGTGGTCACAGGGCCAGTCACAAGAAGCCAAAGGCGATTATAGATGAGAAAAAATCGTCACTTATTGTGGCAGAAGTAAAGGGTGATTCAGTTGAAGAAAGTGGgctatttaataaaaacagtAGTAGTCCCGTTGTTTCTTTTCCAGCAGTAGCCAACAGTAAGGCCAACAAAATTCATGAGTGCTCAATTTGTGGTTCAGAGTTTACATCCGGCCAAGCCCTTGGTGGTCACATGAGACGACATAGAGCTGCGGCAACTGCAACAGTCAATAATCAAGTGGTTGGTGGTGCTAATTCTGAAGCTATCAGCAACGAATCCAACAGTGGTGATGATCATAAGCCTCATCCTCCTAGAAGTATTCTGCCGTTGGATCTTAATCTCCCCGCACCACCCGAAGATcatgatcatcatcatcttcctgATTCCAAGTTCCAATTCGGATCCACTCAACAAGCTCTTGTCTTCTCCGCCCCAGCTTTGGTTGATTGCCACtactaa